The Pleurodeles waltl isolate 20211129_DDA chromosome 6, aPleWal1.hap1.20221129, whole genome shotgun sequence genome has a segment encoding these proteins:
- the LOC138301147 gene encoding uncharacterized protein, with protein MLADIRRSLAALAAPTKELPTQALPTMQGVAPGAGTTTEQGQAAMALPGASQDPTTQVLLSVSQMLANITVPTSTPPPTTPWASDSLQNMVQELKRQVEALAAARNVPSLKVTTSSPCVSQAPGSLPQTPPVEKEHGKVMEQGVSAIKTPASVEGTGSDTLQSRPGKLAAHVDSEIKDKIWKGDFVDIFSLVRAKRREVESKDRDSKASSLTDKKTKIEENITNWLFGFNMFMSVMLEKKPEIGMSMICYANKILKAHHMYGGKAWLEYDRDFRWAKIEDPAIGWDQTEVNVWLECVSNKLPSKEPFRASYSNDKKGSCWAFNRKVCSHPPGTCKFRHSCAFCGHPSHPEFKCLKKSRDKVKEGSKPSV; from the coding sequence ATGCTAGCTGACATACGGCGTTCTTTAGCAGCATTAGCAGCACCCACCAAGGAGTTACCCACACAAGCATTACCCACCATgcagggagtggcaccaggagctggCACAACCACAGAGCAGGGGCAGGCGGCAATGGCCCTCCCTGGGGCATCTCAGGACCCAACAACTCAAGTATTGTTGTCAGTGTCCCAGATGTTAGCCAATATTACTGTGCCAACCTCAACACCACCCCCCACGACACCGTGGGCTAGTGATTCATTGCAGAATATGGTACAAGAACTTAAGCGCCAGGTCGAGGCATTGGCGGCAGCGCGTAATGTTCCTTCATTGAAGGTGACGACCTCAAGTCCCTGTGTCAGCCAGGCACCGGGCTCGCTGCCTCAGACTCCTCCAGTGGAAAAAGAGCATGGTAAGGTTATGGAACAGGGTGTTAGTGCCATAAAAACACCGGCTTCAGTTGAGGGGACGGGTTCAGACACATTGCAATCTAGGCCAGGGAAGTTAGCTGCACATGTGGATTCTGAAATTAAAgataaaatatggaaaggggatttTGTGGACATTTTTAGCCTAGTGAGGGCTAAGAGAAGGGAGGTAGAATCAAAAGATAGAGATTCAAAAGCCTCATCATTAAcagataaaaaaacaaagattgaagaGAATATTACGAATTGGTTATTCGGTTTTAATATGTTTATGTCGGTCATGCTAGAAAAGAAGCCTGAAATTGGTATGTCAATGATATGCTATGCGAACAAAATTCTAAAAGCCCACCATATGTATGGAGGGAAGGCTTGGCTGGAATATGACAGGGATTTCCGGTGGGCAAAGATAGAGGACCCAGCAATTGGGTGGGaccagactgaagtaaatgtttggTTGGAGTGCGTGAGCAACAAATTACCTAGTAAGGAGCCCTTTCGAGCATCGTATTCAAATGACAAAAAAGGATCTTGTTGGGCGTTCAACAGGAAAGTATGTTCCCACCCCCCAgggacgtgcaaattcaggcactcctgtgcattttgtggGCATCCCTCCCACCCCGAATTTAAATGCCTTAAGAAATCAAGGGACAAAGTTAAAGAGGGGAGTAAGCCCAGTGTCTAG